One genomic segment of Erysipelotrichaceae bacterium 66202529 includes these proteins:
- a CDS encoding family 43 glycosylhydrolase, which translates to MKNKTLWTDTNGSAIQAHGGMILQHEGMYYWYGENKDTETINRHVDFIGISCYSSSDLEHWDNEGIVLAPMSQDPGHMLHTTKICERPRVLYNKHTKQFIMYTHADTSDYFYAGVNVAVSSSPTGPFQYLKSFQPNRQDSRDMTLFQDSEGSAWLIHSANYNKTINFSRLDNDYLNVTGSYFSIFQDQEREAPCIMHYRNCYYMVTSGCTGWEPNPSLYGISTHLIGPWKLIDNPCTGPSYRTTFDGQGTCIFFVNDQPYILLDHWHPDDLRSSTYSILPIHITADGAMEIEWQEEFNSPLLVV; encoded by the coding sequence ATGAAAAATAAAACACTTTGGACAGATACAAACGGTTCTGCCATTCAGGCACATGGCGGTATGATACTGCAGCACGAAGGCATGTATTACTGGTATGGAGAAAATAAAGATACGGAAACGATTAACAGACATGTGGATTTCATTGGAATTTCCTGTTATTCATCGTCTGATTTAGAGCACTGGGACAATGAAGGCATCGTTCTTGCGCCAATGTCACAGGATCCCGGGCATATGCTGCATACCACAAAGATATGTGAGCGGCCAAGAGTTTTGTACAATAAGCACACAAAACAATTCATAATGTACACGCACGCAGATACAAGTGATTATTTTTATGCCGGTGTCAATGTGGCTGTTTCATCATCCCCAACGGGGCCGTTTCAATATTTGAAAAGCTTTCAGCCAAACCGGCAGGACAGCAGAGACATGACATTGTTTCAGGATTCGGAAGGAAGTGCCTGGCTGATTCACAGTGCAAATTATAATAAAACTATCAATTTTTCCAGATTGGATAATGATTATCTGAATGTTACAGGATCGTACTTCAGTATATTTCAGGATCAGGAGCGCGAAGCTCCATGCATTATGCATTACCGGAACTGCTATTATATGGTTACCTCCGGATGCACAGGCTGGGAACCTAATCCTTCCCTGTATGGTATCAGCACACATTTGATTGGGCCATGGAAGCTGATTGATAATCCATGTACCGGCCCATCCTATCGTACAACCTTTGACGGTCAGGGAACCTGCATCTTTTTTGTAAATGATCAACCTTATATACTGCTTGATCACTGGCATCCGGATGATCTGAGAAGCTCCACCTACAGTATACTTCCCATTCATATAACGGCTGATGGTGCGATGGAAATTGAGTGGCAGGAGGAATTTAACAGCCCGCTTTTGGTTGTATAA
- a CDS encoding PTS sugar transporter subunit IIA, which translates to MTSMEKLLQEKNCYLRDRVQDWKEAVHIACEPLIEQNYCTTAYEDAIYEITEKLGPYYVLCENLALIHASNQSGVNDTQMAVTVLKEPVKFKPDGYDVRVLVTLVAKDSESHMEGIQAVSNIFSDEKKVQKILDATCPKEIFDLFISNACEK; encoded by the coding sequence ATGACATCTATGGAAAAACTGTTACAGGAAAAAAACTGTTACCTGAGAGATCGGGTACAGGACTGGAAAGAAGCTGTTCACATTGCTTGTGAACCACTGATTGAGCAGAATTACTGCACAACGGCATATGAAGATGCCATCTACGAAATCACAGAGAAGCTTGGGCCATACTATGTACTCTGTGAAAACCTGGCACTGATTCACGCCAGCAATCAATCCGGTGTCAATGACACGCAGATGGCTGTGACCGTGCTGAAGGAACCGGTGAAATTCAAGCCGGACGGATATGATGTCCGTGTACTGGTAACTCTGGTTGCCAAAGACAGCGAGTCCCATATGGAAGGGATTCAGGCTGTATCCAACATCTTCTCCGATGAGAAGAAGGTTCAGAAAATTCTGGACGCAACATGCCCTAAGGAAATATTCGACCTGTTTATTTCCAATGCATGTGAAAAATAG
- a CDS encoding transketolase, whose protein sequence is MCNLKESSNTSADSKKEVVSLETSQLNELQVFAAQLRIDILEMLEHRGYGHLGGSLSIVELMSVLYGKQLHVDPKQPQMEDRDMVVLSKGHAGPAWYCALAEKGFFDKEWLMTLNDGGTRLPSHPDRLKTPGVDMTTGSLGQGTSAAAGIATGLKMKGSNRYVYMIVGDGELNEGQCWEAFQYVANYKLNNCIVVIDDNKRQLDGFTKDVMNPFSIPDKMKAFGFDVQVVKGDDIEAIDAAIDRAKAVEDQAVCIVLDTIKGQGVPYFEKMVSNHSVKFNNDEVISETHKAIQELKQFIEKEGQ, encoded by the coding sequence TTGTGTAATCTGAAAGAAAGCAGTAACACTTCTGCTGATAGTAAAAAGGAGGTAGTATCATTGGAAACATCACAACTGAACGAGCTGCAGGTATTCGCTGCACAATTAAGAATAGATATACTGGAAATGCTGGAACACAGAGGCTATGGACATCTGGGAGGTTCCCTTTCCATCGTTGAACTGATGAGTGTATTGTATGGCAAACAGCTTCATGTAGATCCGAAGCAGCCACAGATGGAAGACCGTGACATGGTTGTTTTATCCAAAGGACATGCCGGGCCTGCCTGGTACTGTGCGTTGGCAGAGAAGGGGTTCTTTGATAAAGAATGGCTGATGACCTTAAATGACGGCGGTACACGGCTGCCAAGTCATCCAGATCGGTTAAAAACACCCGGGGTAGATATGACTACCGGTTCTTTGGGGCAGGGAACAAGTGCTGCTGCCGGTATTGCGACAGGTTTAAAAATGAAAGGCTCCAATCGCTATGTATATATGATCGTCGGTGATGGAGAGCTGAATGAAGGACAATGCTGGGAAGCATTCCAGTACGTGGCAAATTATAAGCTGAATAACTGCATCGTAGTGATTGATGATAATAAGCGTCAGCTTGACGGCTTTACAAAGGATGTCATGAATCCGTTCAGTATTCCAGATAAAATGAAGGCATTTGGCTTTGATGTTCAGGTTGTTAAGGGAGATGACATCGAAGCGATTGATGCAGCTATTGATCGTGCAAAAGCAGTAGAGGATCAGGCAGTCTGCATCGTATTGGATACAATCAAAGGACAGGGTGTTCCTTATTTTGAAAAGATGGTTTCCAATCACTCTGTTAAGTTTAACAACGATGAGGTTATCAGTGAAACGCATAAGGCAATTCAGGAATTAAAACAGTTTATTGAAAAGGAGGGACAGTAG
- a CDS encoding PTS ascorbate transporter subunit IIB, translating into MEIRSIMCCCGQGLGSSMIVSMNVEKALKKLGVSGVRVEHTALGEITENSADLFVVGADLAPQMTNYKNKIILNQLMDMNEIETKLKEAFGL; encoded by the coding sequence ATGGAAATCAGAAGCATTATGTGTTGCTGCGGACAGGGTCTTGGAAGCAGCATGATCGTCAGCATGAACGTCGAGAAGGCTCTGAAAAAGCTGGGAGTATCCGGTGTCAGAGTAGAGCACACTGCACTTGGTGAAATCACTGAAAACAGTGCTGATCTGTTTGTGGTAGGAGCTGACCTTGCTCCTCAGATGACAAACTATAAAAACAAGATCATCTTAAATCAGCTTATGGACATGAATGAAATCGAAACTAAGCTGAAAGAAGCATTCGGTCTTTAA
- a CDS encoding PRD domain-containing protein, with translation MNILWNLDKRCQEILKRLMYAGGYLKIQDLADEMQISRRSVYYDITKINEWLEDQDIDPLVQERGKGIFVSSDQSRRIQEALSDQGSDNYHVFTPEERSRIEICAIIIRSHPLYIENFMEVCQVSRNTVINDLKNVIRFLENYNLELTYDIKSGYRIAGDTIKKRAIFFMLFPSLWEYYDRQVVLAENEQRIREILVKLKKIESELHAEYVSGVLPTLAVFMSTIDKRSDELTFSDMDEEEIVETREYQLVSQYFPDLENGEKIYVTLHLLGSRLQTIPVNVMKEQDETYEISKNLVHEFERLTCIFFDQEEELVDAINAHLKTSLYRYRYGIQLGNPMLNSIKTEYEELYEITKKSCEYLEKKLGCLISDAEVAYITLHFGAFLTTNQTQKRNLRILIICPNGIGTGNMLRNEVASLVPQATEIVNLPLSQYEEDHDFDVVISTVVLPKEKKLIVVHPILTDQDRVTILRNCMYTEPQANLQIQEIVRLATSYIPSSKLNEFEKDLQDYYSSIQIRTVPHRNFGQNLVYYLKPSHIQICRDACDWEEALRLSCKPLLMEDSITQEYVEAIVADQKNRGLMMFLADGLVLAHAAIEKGVKQLDVALCTFKHPVTFLNGKQARIIIVLCAEDQTKHIRILNDVLNIFSKKKSIEQLTALDSSEDIQGYIRSHTQENEG, from the coding sequence ATGAATATACTATGGAATCTTGACAAACGCTGTCAGGAAATTTTAAAGAGGCTGATGTATGCCGGAGGATATCTGAAAATACAGGATCTTGCGGATGAAATGCAGATTTCAAGACGAAGTGTTTATTATGACATTACAAAAATCAATGAATGGCTGGAGGATCAGGACATTGATCCGCTTGTACAGGAACGCGGTAAGGGTATTTTTGTCAGCAGTGATCAGTCCCGAAGGATACAGGAGGCATTAAGCGACCAGGGAAGTGATAATTATCATGTATTTACGCCGGAGGAACGAAGCCGGATCGAGATATGTGCAATTATTATCCGTTCTCATCCCCTGTATATCGAGAATTTCATGGAGGTATGCCAGGTCAGCCGAAATACGGTGATCAATGACCTTAAAAATGTTATTCGCTTCCTGGAAAATTACAATCTTGAGCTGACGTATGATATCAAAAGCGGGTATCGCATTGCCGGGGATACCATTAAAAAGCGTGCTATTTTCTTTATGCTGTTTCCATCTCTGTGGGAATATTACGACCGCCAGGTTGTGCTAGCGGAAAATGAGCAGCGCATTCGTGAGATACTGGTTAAGCTCAAAAAAATCGAAAGTGAGCTGCACGCAGAGTATGTGAGCGGAGTGCTTCCCACACTGGCTGTTTTTATGTCAACCATTGATAAACGAAGCGATGAGCTGACATTCTCGGATATGGATGAGGAGGAGATTGTGGAAACAAGGGAGTATCAGCTTGTTTCACAATATTTCCCGGATCTGGAAAACGGGGAGAAAATCTATGTGACACTGCATCTGCTTGGCTCCCGCCTTCAGACGATACCTGTCAATGTCATGAAGGAGCAGGATGAAACATATGAGATATCCAAAAATCTGGTGCATGAATTTGAACGTCTGACCTGTATTTTCTTCGATCAGGAGGAGGAGCTGGTGGATGCGATTAATGCACATTTGAAGACCTCATTGTATCGTTACCGCTATGGTATTCAGCTGGGAAATCCGATGCTGAACAGTATAAAAACAGAATATGAGGAGCTTTATGAAATTACGAAGAAATCCTGTGAGTATCTGGAGAAGAAGCTGGGCTGTCTGATTTCTGATGCCGAGGTTGCCTATATCACCCTGCATTTTGGGGCATTTCTGACGACCAATCAGACACAGAAGCGCAATCTTCGTATTCTCATTATCTGTCCAAATGGCATTGGTACAGGAAATATGCTGCGCAATGAGGTGGCTTCTCTGGTTCCGCAGGCGACGGAAATCGTGAATCTGCCATTGAGTCAGTATGAGGAAGACCATGATTTTGATGTAGTGATTTCCACGGTTGTATTGCCAAAGGAAAAGAAGCTCATTGTCGTGCATCCGATTCTGACCGATCAGGACAGGGTTACGATTTTACGTAACTGCATGTATACGGAACCGCAGGCAAATCTGCAGATTCAGGAGATTGTACGTCTGGCAACCAGCTATATCCCGTCTTCTAAACTGAATGAGTTTGAGAAGGATTTGCAGGACTACTATTCCAGTATTCAGATTCGTACGGTACCGCACCGTAATTTTGGACAGAATCTGGTCTATTATCTCAAGCCGTCCCATATTCAGATTTGCAGAGATGCATGCGACTGGGAGGAAGCACTGCGCTTGTCCTGTAAACCGCTGCTTATGGAAGATTCCATTACGCAAGAATATGTTGAGGCGATTGTCGCGGATCAGAAGAACCGGGGACTGATGATGTTTCTGGCAGATGGTCTTGTTCTCGCACATGCCGCAATCGAAAAAGGTGTAAAGCAGCTGGATGTGGCTTTGTGCACCTTTAAACATCCGGTCACCTTTCTGAATGGAAAGCAGGCCCGTATCATCATCGTGTTATGTGCGGAGGATCAGACAAAGCATATCCGTATCCTGAATGATGTACTCAATATATTCTCGAAAAAGAAGAGTATTGAGCAGCTTACCGCACTGGACAGCAGTGAGGATATTCAGGGCTATATCCGCTCACATACACAGGAAAACGAGGGCTAA
- a CDS encoding diguanylate cyclase translates to MEFFLQMGVVAEIIAMNMYIADRHSRRRYALWKILLIILLFTCVMMAFFYMLLRQLPSYGNGNGLFTLAGFLYLLPLHYLYEDSMKHNIFVICFAWTYTLLVFTISVQTGYLLEPYMSRFTATFLIQSLLFSITAFPVLRFMKDTYMILLDCADMHIQSYLYKATYLWFITILCINVAFIFPGIALLQILTFIVIACNLLFSFRLIREVLLNGQVIGNLKTIASIDTLTGLKNRAALYRDYEEFYARLDRFHVLFLDLDHFKQINDSYGHANGDQYLCTFSGLLREICNKHDAQAYRISGDEFIILSKKESPSDILKKLTSLTFRFGAISFLGVSYGSASYPQDMGNLDKLISIADQRMYESKNRKKAV, encoded by the coding sequence ATGGAGTTTTTTTTACAAATGGGTGTCGTTGCGGAAATCATTGCTATGAATATGTATATTGCGGATCGACATTCCCGAAGACGCTATGCACTCTGGAAAATTTTGCTTATCATCCTCTTATTTACATGTGTGATGATGGCCTTTTTTTACATGCTGCTGCGACAGCTTCCAAGCTACGGCAACGGAAACGGACTGTTCACACTGGCTGGATTTTTATATTTGCTGCCTCTGCATTATCTGTATGAGGACAGCATGAAGCATAATATATTTGTAATCTGCTTTGCATGGACGTATACGCTGCTTGTATTTACAATTTCAGTACAGACAGGCTACCTTCTGGAGCCTTATATGAGCCGGTTTACAGCTACCTTTTTGATACAGTCACTGCTGTTTTCCATAACAGCTTTTCCTGTTCTGCGGTTTATGAAGGATACCTATATGATTCTTTTGGATTGTGCAGATATGCATATACAGTCATATTTATATAAAGCGACATATCTGTGGTTCATCACGATATTATGCATAAATGTTGCTTTTATTTTCCCCGGGATTGCATTGCTTCAAATCCTGACGTTTATCGTTATCGCCTGTAACCTTTTGTTTAGCTTTCGTCTGATCAGAGAGGTTCTGTTGAATGGACAGGTTATTGGGAATTTGAAAACGATTGCCTCTATAGATACGTTGACCGGATTAAAAAACAGGGCAGCCCTGTACCGTGATTATGAAGAATTTTATGCCAGGCTAGACAGGTTTCATGTATTGTTTCTGGACTTAGATCATTTTAAGCAGATCAACGACAGCTATGGACATGCTAATGGAGATCAATATCTGTGTACCTTTTCCGGATTGCTGAGAGAGATATGCAATAAGCATGATGCGCAGGCGTACCGTATTTCTGGTGATGAGTTTATCATCCTGTCAAAAAAGGAATCTCCTTCCGATATTTTAAAGAAGCTGACCTCCCTAACGTTTCGTTTTGGGGCAATCAGCTTTCTCGGTGTCAGCTATGGCAGTGCATCCTATCCTCAGGATATGGGGAATCTTGATAAGCTGATTAGCATCGCAGATCAACGAATGTATGAGAGTAAGAATAGAAAAAAGGCAGTCTGA
- a CDS encoding PTS ascorbate transporter subunit IIC, with translation MLDFIINILSTPAILVGLMSLLGLALQRKPIEDIIKGTVKTIVGFLVLTAGSSFLQTGSLNAFGDLFNYAFSMQGVVPNNEAIVSLALKDFATDTAYIMCLGMIFNIVMARFSRMHYIFLTGHHTLYMACMLAVILNVGGLEGFQLWLGGGLLLGFIMALSPAYCQPTMRKITKTDELGFGHFGGAGYWFAAQCGKLFKGKGKSTEEVNFPQRLTFLRDTTVAIGLTMVVFFLIVTAVAVGKGILSADAAEIVKTYPNLAGLLNVGAETKTHWAVWAITSGLSFAGGVYIILSGVRLIVGEIVPAFRGIAEKLVPGAVPAIDCPVVFPYAPNAVLIGFLVSFLGGIVGLFVLGFIDANIMSVALILPGVIPHFFCGATAGVFANAEGGLKGCVFGSFMHGLLITFLPAICMPVMGALNFANTTFSDADFSWMGIVFGNIAQFIQGAGLLGVCVVVFLIPIVYNYVAPKKAKKAE, from the coding sequence ATGTTAGACTTTATTATCAACATACTGTCCACACCTGCAATTCTTGTAGGTCTGATGTCTTTGCTGGGTCTTGCGCTTCAGCGTAAGCCAATCGAAGATATTATCAAGGGAACCGTAAAAACAATCGTCGGCTTCCTCGTATTAACTGCCGGATCAAGCTTCCTGCAGACAGGTTCATTGAACGCTTTCGGTGATTTGTTCAACTATGCATTCAGTATGCAGGGAGTTGTTCCAAACAACGAGGCAATCGTTTCTCTGGCTTTGAAGGATTTTGCTACAGATACTGCATATATTATGTGTCTGGGTATGATCTTCAATATCGTAATGGCTCGTTTCTCAAGAATGCATTACATTTTCTTAACAGGTCATCACACTCTTTACATGGCATGTATGCTTGCCGTTATTCTTAACGTTGGTGGTCTTGAAGGCTTCCAGCTGTGGCTGGGCGGCGGCTTGCTGCTTGGCTTCATCATGGCACTGTCTCCTGCATATTGTCAGCCGACAATGCGTAAGATTACAAAGACGGATGAGCTTGGTTTCGGACACTTCGGTGGTGCCGGTTACTGGTTTGCTGCACAGTGTGGGAAGCTGTTCAAAGGAAAAGGGAAATCAACTGAAGAGGTTAACTTCCCACAGCGTCTGACATTCCTGCGTGATACAACAGTCGCTATTGGTCTTACAATGGTTGTATTCTTCCTGATCGTAACTGCAGTTGCAGTTGGAAAAGGTATTCTGAGCGCTGATGCTGCTGAAATTGTTAAAACATATCCAAACCTGGCTGGTCTGTTGAACGTTGGGGCTGAAACAAAGACACACTGGGCTGTATGGGCAATTACAAGCGGTCTGAGCTTCGCCGGTGGTGTTTACATCATCCTGAGCGGTGTTCGTCTGATCGTTGGTGAAATCGTTCCTGCATTCCGTGGTATCGCTGAAAAGCTGGTTCCAGGTGCTGTACCTGCTATTGACTGTCCGGTTGTATTCCCATATGCACCAAACGCTGTACTGATTGGCTTCCTGGTATCCTTCCTTGGAGGTATCGTAGGTCTGTTTGTACTTGGCTTCATCGATGCAAACATCATGAGCGTTGCGCTGATTCTGCCTGGTGTTATTCCTCACTTCTTCTGTGGAGCAACTGCTGGTGTATTCGCAAATGCTGAGGGTGGTTTAAAGGGTTGTGTATTCGGAAGCTTCATGCACGGATTACTGATTACCTTCCTGCCTGCAATCTGTATGCCGGTTATGGGAGCATTGAACTTTGCTAATACTACATTCTCCGATGCAGACTTCTCATGGATGGGAATCGTCTTCGGTAATATCGCACAGTTTATCCAGGGTGCTGGCCTGTTAGGTGTCTGTGTGGTTGTATTCCTGATTCCTATCGTGTACAATTATGTTGCACCTAAGAAAGCAAAAAAAGCTGAATAA
- a CDS encoding alpha-ketoacid dehydrogenase subunit beta — protein MFTLSKDRSKKGKELRMVVVETLQDMMKSDDLVVAMEADLGGASGFTKIQKSNPDRFIQCGISEANMTGVAAGLSVTGFKPYLHTFGPFASRRIYDQVFLSGAYAGNTMNIYGSDPGFAAGPNGGTHTTWEDVALMRAIPQAVVCDAADEVQLDWIIREFAKMEGVHYFRANRKDVRNVYEKGSTFEMGKGNIVREGSDVLIISAGQLVSDALDCAERLEQEGISAEVIDMFCIKPLDEELIIREAAGKKAVVSFENHSVIGGLGSAVAEVLAEHNICVKFKRHGVCERFGQVGTPEFLQKEFHLTADDLYETVQGVLK, from the coding sequence ATGTTTACTCTTAGCAAGGATCGCAGCAAAAAAGGCAAAGAGCTGCGTATGGTAGTCGTGGAAACGTTGCAGGATATGATGAAAAGTGATGATTTAGTTGTCGCTATGGAGGCTGATCTTGGCGGTGCCAGTGGGTTTACAAAAATTCAAAAGAGCAATCCGGATCGTTTCATTCAGTGCGGTATTTCTGAAGCGAATATGACCGGAGTAGCAGCGGGCTTATCCGTAACAGGCTTCAAGCCGTATTTACATACGTTTGGGCCATTCGCATCCAGAAGAATCTATGATCAGGTGTTCCTGTCCGGTGCTTATGCAGGAAATACAATGAATATTTACGGCTCTGATCCTGGGTTTGCCGCAGGGCCAAACGGTGGTACGCATACAACGTGGGAGGATGTTGCCTTAATGCGTGCAATTCCCCAGGCTGTTGTATGTGATGCAGCGGATGAAGTGCAGCTTGACTGGATCATAAGGGAATTCGCCAAGATGGAAGGCGTTCATTATTTCCGTGCCAACCGTAAGGATGTGCGTAATGTATATGAAAAAGGCTCTACCTTTGAAATGGGAAAAGGAAACATCGTCAGAGAAGGAAGCGATGTTCTCATTATTTCCGCAGGTCAGCTGGTGAGTGATGCGCTGGATTGTGCAGAGAGACTGGAACAGGAAGGAATTTCTGCAGAGGTTATCGATATGTTTTGTATCAAGCCGCTGGATGAGGAATTGATTATCAGAGAGGCTGCCGGTAAAAAGGCGGTTGTATCCTTTGAAAATCATTCCGTTATCGGTGGACTGGGTAGTGCTGTTGCAGAGGTTCTGGCAGAACATAATATCTGCGTGAAGTTCAAAAGACATGGTGTCTGTGAACGGTTTGGACAGGTAGGAACACCGGAGTTCTTACAGAAGGAATTCCATTTGACTGCGGATGATTTGTATGAAACAGTACAGGGTGTCTTAAAATAA